Sequence from the Longimicrobium sp. genome:
CTGCGGGTGGCGGTGGACTGCGGCAACGGGGCCGGCGCGCTCGTCGCGCGCCAGCTCTTCGACCGGCTGGGCGTCCAGGCCACGTACCTGTTCTGCGAGAGCGACGGCACCTTCCCCAACCACCACCCCGACCCGGTGGTGGACAAGAACCTGGTGGACATCATCGCCAAGGTGAAGGAGACCGGGGCCGACCTGGGCGTGGCTTTCGACGGCGACGCCGACCGCATCGGCGCCATCGACGACCAGGGCGGCATCGTCCGCGGCGACACGCTGCTGCTTCTGTACGGGCTGGACCTGCTCCAGAAGCACGGGCCGGGGCAGAAGGTGGTGCTGGACGTCAAGTGCTCGCAGCAGCTGACCGAGGTGCTGGAAAGCAACGGCGGCGTGGCGCTCATGAACGCCACCGGCCACTCGCTGATCAAGGAGCGGATGAAGGAGGAGCACGCGCTCCTGGCCGGCGAGCTCTCCGGGCACATCATGTTCGGCGACGACTACTACGGCTTCGACGACGCGCTGTACGGCGCGCTGCTGCTGATCGACATCGTGGCGCGCAGCGGCCGACCGCTCAGCGCCTGGCTGGCGGAGTTCCCCCAGTTCGTTTCCACCGCCGAGCTGCGCTACCCGGCCACGGAAGAAACCAAGTTCGAGATCGTGGGCCGCGCCACGGAGCACTTCCGCAAGGACCACGACGTGATCGACGTGGACGGTGCGCGCGTGCTGTTCGGTGACGGCTGGGGGCTGATCCGCGCCTCGAACACCGAGCCGGTGCTGGTGGCGCGCTACGAGGCGCGCTCCGCCGAGCGCCTGCAGGAGATCCGCTCCACGATGGAAGGCTGGCTGCAGGGCGAGGGCATCGGCGGGCCGTCCGTGGGGCACTGAGAGGACGCCTCGGCGGGGTTGGGTGGGGGTGGGCAGGTTCGGTGCTCGGGCCGGCGCCCCCCATCCCCAGCCCTTCCCCCGCAAACTGCGCGGGGGAAGGGAGCCAGTGTGGGGCGCTTCCGGTGTCCGGGTGCGCGCTCCAGGGCCTGTCATCCTGAGGCCCAGGCGCACCTTACTGGCCCGCACGCCGAGCCTCGCGGGCCGAAGGATCCAGCCGCGGATGCGTACTCGGCTGGGCGCGGCAGCGGTCATCGAAGCGTGGGCCTCGGCTGCCGTGGGGCCCTCACCCGGCCGCGCTGACACGCGTGCCACCCTCTCCCACAAACAGCGTGGCAAACAGCGTGGGAGAGGGGGTACACCCCATGATCGGGTGTAGAATCCGTTCCTCCTTGAGCAGGAGCGTGCGGCATGGCGGTGAACTCGTCCAGTCCGTTGAACGCGGTGGCGGCGATGATGGTCCTGTGGGCCGCCCTCATCACGCTGCCGCTGGGTGTCGTGGGCTCGCTCTCGGATACCGGGCCCATGCGCATGGTGTTCGTGCTCATGGCCGCGAGCGGGCTCGCCATGCTGTACGGCGGCGTGAAGATGTGGCGGCAGTGGCGGCGCGCCGTTGTCATCGAGCGCGAGCACCAGGAGGCCATCCGCGAGGCGGTCGGTGCGCCGCCGGTGGAGCCCGGCGCGCCCACCCTGCCCGCCGCGGACCTTGCCGTGCGGTCCCACGGAACGGTGCTGGCGCGATGGACCTACGCCGCGGACGAGTGGCGCGAGTTCACCCGCGCGGAGTGGAAGCACCGGGCGATCGAGGCGGGGACCGTTGCCGGGCTGCTCCTGCTGGTGGGCTACTGCGCCGGCCGGGGCGGCGGCGACGAGGGCAATGCCATGATGGCCTCCGCCTTCATGGTGGCGGTCGCCGTCGGCGGCGGACTGCTGGGCCGGGCCCACTTCGCCCGGCAGGCCAACCAGTCGGCGCCCGGCGAAGCCATCATCACGCCGACGGCGGTGGTGCTCAACGGCAAGTACCACGTGCTGCGGAACGAAACGTACAGCTTCCAGGGCGTGCGGTACGACCTGGAGGCGAAGCCGCCCCTGCTGGAGTTCAGCATCAGCTGGAGCACGCGCCGGGGGCCTTCGGGCGAAAAGATCCGCGTTCCCGTGCCCGCCGGGCGCGAGGCGGAGGCCCGGGAGGTGGTGGCCGCGCTGGGCGGCCGGGTGGACGGGCCGGGCCCGCCCGGAACGTCCTGAACCAGCTTGCCGCCCCCTTGCGGCAGGCGTAGAATGTGGCCCCGCTGCAAAGGGTTCGTGGCGCAGAAAACCGTGGCTGGCGGCGGGCTGTGAAGCGGCAGCATGGCACCCGGGCTGGAAGCCGCGGCCAGATTCGTGCGCCGGGGAGGCACCCGCGCCATCATCGCGCGGCTGGACTCAGGGAAGCGGTGGCGGGGCAGGCGGGGACGGAGATCGTACTTTCAACCACAGGACAGCTGTGAACATCCACGAATACCAGGCGAAGGAGCTGCTCGCCGCACAGGGGGTTCCCGTCCCCATGGGCGAGGTGGCCACCACGCCCGAGCAGGCAGAAGCGATCGCCCGGCGGCTAGGCGGCGCCGTGGTGGTGAAGGCCCAGGTGCACGTGGGCGGCCGGGGCAAGGCCGGCGGCGTGAAGCTGGCCAGCACCCCCGAAGAGGCCCGCGACAAGGCCGCGGCCATCCTGGGGATGGACATCAAGGGCCTCACGGTGGAGAAGGTGCTGATCGCCCCCGCCGAGGACATCGCCAGCGAGGCCTACGTGGGCATCATCCTGGACCGCGCCAGCAAGGCGCCGGTGTGGATGGTTTCCGCCGCCGGCGGCATCGACATCGAAGAGGTGGCCGCCACCGACCCGGACAAGATCACCAAGATGGCGGTGGACCCGCGCTACGGGTTCCTTCCCCACCAGGCCCACCTGCTGGCGACGAAGCTGTACAGCGATCCCAGGCAGGTTCGCGCCACGGCCAGGATCCTCCAGCAGCTGTACAAGGCATTCATCGAGGCGGGCGCCTCGCTGGCCGAGATCAACCCGCTGATCACCACGCCCTCGGGCGAGGTGAAGGCCATCGACGCCAAGTTCAACATCGACGACAACGAGCTCTTCCGCCTGCCCGCCATCGAGGCGCTGCGCGACGTATCGTCCGAGGACCCCGCCGAGGTGCTGGCGCGCGAGGCCAACCTCACCTTCATCAAGCTGGACGGCGACGTCGGCTGCGTGGTGAACGGGGCCGGGCTGGCGATGGCCACCATGGACCTGGTGAAGTACTACGGCGGCGAGCCCGCCAACTTCCTGGACATCGGCGGCTCGTCGAACCCCGAGAAGGTGGTGAACGCGCTCAAGATCATCACCACCGACAAGCAGGTGAAGGCCATCCTGTTCAACATCTTCGGCGGCATCACGCGCACCGACGACGTGGCGAACGGCATCGTGACGGCGACGAAGATGATCGACATCAAGGTGCCCATCGTCATTCGCCTTACCGGCACCAACGAGGAGATCGCCGTGAAGATCCTGGCCGAGAACGGCTTCGCCGCGATGACCGACATGGACGAGGCCGTGCAGAAGGCCGTCGCTTTGGCCAAGGGGGAGGCCCAGTGAGCATCTTCATCGATCAGAGCACCCGCCTCGTCGTACAGGGCATCACCGGGCGTGACGGCTCGTTCCACGCCAAGCAGATGATGGAGTACGGCACCAACGTGGTCGCGGGCGTCACGCCGGGGAAGGGCGGCCAGACGTTCGAGGGGAGCGTGCCCATCTTCAACACCGTCGAAGAGGCGATGAAGGAAACGGGCGCCAACTCGTCGGTCATCTACGTGCCGCCGGCCTTTGCCGCCGACGCCATGTTCGAGGCCGCCGACGCGGGGATCTCGTTCATCGTCTGCATTACCGAGGGCGTGCCGGTGCTCGACATGACCCGCGTGCGGCCCTACGTGCTGGACAAGGGCGCGCGGCTCCTGGGCCCCAACTGCCCCGGCCTGCTTTCGGCCGGCAAGAGCAAGGTGGGGATCATCCCCGGCCACATCACGCAGCCCGGGCCCGTGGGACTGGTGTCGAAGTCCGGCACGCTGACCTACGAGGTGGTCTACAAGCTCAAGGGCGCGGGGATCGGCACCACGACGTGCGTCGGCATCGGCGGCGATCC
This genomic interval carries:
- the sucC gene encoding ADP-forming succinate--CoA ligase subunit beta — its product is MNIHEYQAKELLAAQGVPVPMGEVATTPEQAEAIARRLGGAVVVKAQVHVGGRGKAGGVKLASTPEEARDKAAAILGMDIKGLTVEKVLIAPAEDIASEAYVGIILDRASKAPVWMVSAAGGIDIEEVAATDPDKITKMAVDPRYGFLPHQAHLLATKLYSDPRQVRATARILQQLYKAFIEAGASLAEINPLITTPSGEVKAIDAKFNIDDNELFRLPAIEALRDVSSEDPAEVLAREANLTFIKLDGDVGCVVNGAGLAMATMDLVKYYGGEPANFLDIGGSSNPEKVVNALKIITTDKQVKAILFNIFGGITRTDDVANGIVTATKMIDIKVPIVIRLTGTNEEIAVKILAENGFAAMTDMDEAVQKAVALAKGEAQ
- the sucD gene encoding succinate--CoA ligase subunit alpha; amino-acid sequence: MSIFIDQSTRLVVQGITGRDGSFHAKQMMEYGTNVVAGVTPGKGGQTFEGSVPIFNTVEEAMKETGANSSVIYVPPAFAADAMFEAADAGISFIVCITEGVPVLDMTRVRPYVLDKGARLLGPNCPGLLSAGKSKVGIIPGHITQPGPVGLVSKSGTLTYEVVYKLKGAGIGTTTCVGIGGDPINGTSFIDCLAAFEADPETTAIVMLGEIGGTDEQDAAAYIKQHVTKPVVGFIAGQTAPPGRRMGHAGAIISGSAGTAEEKLQAFRDNGIAVAQRPLDVVGLIQEVL